Part of the bacterium BMS3Abin14 genome is shown below.
AGGGAGGCGGCATGAACAACGCGCTGCCTCTTACCCGGGGAAATTACACCTTAAGTTCAGAGAAGAGTGGTATTGACATTGGGGTCCACTATCTAGACTGTCCGGCTCAACGTGACCCCAAAGTTGCTCGTTAAGGGGTGTCTTTAAGATTTTCAAAAAACCTCCTAAATTCATCATCTTGAATGTTTATTTTATCGAGAACATCTTGTTGCGTAAGCCCATATGTATTTGGATGTTGTCCGTCAGATAGTAAATACAAATTAACATTTGAACACTCATTTTTGATTTTATCATGATCATTTTTTAGGGTTTTACCGCTGTTTTCTAGAGTAGCAATTAAAACGTGATATTTAAGTCGCTTAGAAAACTTACCATGCCTCTTTTCTTTTGATTTTCCATCGGTAAACGTTGTTTCTGTCCCTTGTACAGCCTTGATGCGATCTTCCCATTCCATACAAAATTTATACATTCCATCTCTGTTCCACCCGATATCAGCCTTTACGTCTATTAAATTTTCGATCGTCTTGTCACCATTCTGAATAACTATATCTGGATATCTCGTCTTTGAAGAGCCGAATCTAACTGGTTGGTCTATGTAATATGTACAGTGGTCAGGATTATTAAGGGCAATGAATAGGGCCGTGAGATCTTCGAGCTGACTGGAAATAGACGAACTTCTTCCCCTAAAAATATTTGGATTATAGTATTTTGTCTCTCTTGATTCTGAATAAAGTTCAATTAGTTTTCTAAAGTACTCTTTCGGTGGCATTTTGTAATATATGGTGCACCTCCCTAATTTGGCTCACACAGCGATTAAGTAGTTAATCTCCTTTATTTAATACACTCACATATTTAAACTAAACATTAAACCCATTATACATACACCCAGTTTTATAATTTACTCGAAGTAAGAAAGAACAGAACTGACCTTGATAGTGGACCCCCTTTCGGAACATGTCTGTTACACTTTAACAGACTGTCCCTTCTAAGGGGTCCACTATCAAGTGAGTATGCCAACCAGAACCTCGATGACAGTTTTCTCCTTGCGTTGGCTGGTGGTGGATTTCAAGTGGGTGACCTGGCTAAATGCTATTTCCCCGGTGGTCATGACATCAAAACGCTGGATCATGAAGAGGCTCTGGCTGAAACTAATCAGCTGCTGCAGCTGGATCAGGTTACAATTTTTGAAGCCGCCATAGCAACCGAGAAACTTTTTATTCGTGCGGATATTCTGATCAAAAACGGAAATCGACTCAGTCTCTATGAAGTTAAAGCCAAATCCTTTGATCCGGAAGAGGAAGATCCCTTTGCCAATAAAAACGGGACAATCAAATTGGGCTGGAAGTCCTACCTCTACGATGTTGCCTTCCAGAAGTATGTTGTCAATCAGGCCCTCCCGCAGTATGAAGTATCAGCCCATCTCATGATGGCTGACAAATCCGCGTCGTGCCCGACTGAGGGCCTTAATAAGAAGTTCCGACTGGTGAAAGACCACAATGGTCGGAAGTCAGTCTCTGTATCTGATAGCCTGACTGAGGCGGATTTAACACCGCCAATTCTCTGCAAGGTCAATGTGGATGTAGAGTGTGAACAGATTTATGCCGGTACGGCTGGTGGCAACGATCCGTCCCTGAGTTTTAACCAGCGAGTTGATCTGTTTGCAGAACACTATGCCTCGGATACGAAAATCCCGTCACCGGTATCAACTACCTGTTCCGGCTGTGAGTTTTACATCACTGATAATTATGAACAATCAGGATTGAAAAGCGGCAGGAAAGAATGCTGGAAAGAGAATCTGGGCTGGGATGACAAGGATTTCGAGTGCCAAACAGTGCTGGATGTGTGGAACTTCAGGAAGAAGGAGAAATTGATTGAGGCTGGCTGCATCAAGATGTCGGACCTTGCCAAGGAGGATGTGGCTCCAAAGCCCGACATAAAGCCGGGCATATCCGCGAGTGAACGACAGTGGCTGCAGATTGAAAAATACCAGACAGGCGATAATACAGTCTGGCTGGACCGAGATAGCTTGCAAAGCGAGATGAATAGCTGGGTGTATCCGCTTCACTTTATTGACTTTGAAACCTCGATGGTGGCCATACCCTTCAACGCAGGTCGCCGACCTTACGAAGGAATCGCTTTCCAGTTTTCCCACCATATCGTTCGCGAAGACAGCACGGTCGAACACTTTGGTGAGTACCTGAATACGGAACAGGGAGTATTCCCGAACTACGATTTTGTAAGAGAACTCAAGGCTCAGCTTGAAAAGGATTCCGGAAGCATTTTTCGCTATTCCAACCACGAAAACACATTTCTCAACATGATTTACACCCAGCTTCAGGCGGACGACACCGTCGAGGATCGGGTGGAACTGTGCAATTTCATCAGATCGATCACCAAGCCTGTTAATGACTCCGTAGATCAATGTACCGGTGCACGCAATATGGTGGATATGTGGGAAATAGTTAAGCGTTACTATTATGACCCTGCCACCAACGGTTCCAACTCCATCAAGCAGGTGCTTCCGGCAATCCTGAATAGCTCAAAATATCTGCAGGATAAATATTCAAAACCGATTTACGGTTCCCCAGATGGCATCAAGAGCCTCAATTTCAAAGCTTGGCAATGGATCAGGTTTGAGGACGGAAAAGTCGTCGATCCATACAAAATGCTGCCTAAGATGTTTCAGGATATCTCTGACAAGGATATGCTGATTTTGAGCGATGATGAAGAGCTGAGAGACGGAGGAGCTGCCCTGACGGCATATGCCCGAATGCAGTTTGAAGAAATGTCGGATTATGAATGGAAGGAGACCCGAAAGGCTCTGCTCAAATATTGCGAATTGGACACCATGGCGATGGTGATGATCTACGAAGGTTGGAAAGACCTTCTGCAACAGGAACAACCAGAATAAAGGTACCAAAATGTCAGCCAACTTGATCGAAACATATAAGCCGATTCTGGGGCAAACCCTAGGGTCGCCCATTTAAAAGGCACCTGTCAAGGCACAAAAAAAATTATAGCAGGTTTTTTCTCCTGCTTTTCATTCCTGATCACAGATCTCTCGTTGCGCCCTTGATTTCTATTTATCAGGTGTCAGCCTCAGCTGCATCAGTCACCCATCAGGATCAAGGCCATCTCATCAGCCCCTGTCACATTCCGTGACCCAGAAAACCTTCGGTTCCGTACCGTGTCCATATGTATTGTTCAGATCTAATGGTTATTAACCAGCCCCGCGTCGGTTCACGGCACAGGCAGCAAGAACCTGATATCAGTTATGTATTGGCGGGAACGGTTCCCAATCAGTTCTCGTGGTTTTTAGCCAACCCCACATATTTCACTTCCCCATCCCTTCCGGTTTCCTCTGTGTAAAACTGAGGCCAAAGCAGAGAAATACAGGTAATGGTATTTGACCTTTGCATTTGAGCGATCATCCCGCTAGAATTGCTTCAAAAGGTGGTGTGATATGAGTCCATCAGTACAGGAAAAACTAAAGGAACTTGAGGATCTGTGTGAGAGGTTCAGCGTGAAACAGCTGGACATCTTCGGTTCAGCGGCCGATGACACGGCCATCCTCCCGAACGAAAGTGACATCGACTTTCTTGTGGAATTTCTTCCCCTGAAGGAAAATCAGCACGCCGATGCCTATTTTGGCCTTCTCTTCGCTCTTGAGGGTCTGTTCGGAAGATCTATCGACCTGGTCATGATCCAGGCCATCAGCAATCCTTACTTTCGGGATTCGGTGGAGCGGTCAAGAAAGTTGCTTTATGCGGCTTGAGGTTAAGAAGCACCTTGAGGATATTCGTCGCGCCGGCGAACTCATTGCGGAGTTCATTGCTGATAAATCCTTTGAAGACTATTCCAGTGCCCCTCTTGTCCGTTCAGCGGTAGAAAGGCAAACGGTTATGACATGATCGACCACCGCGTGGTCTGGGATGTCCTCACTAATCACCTCCCGAAACTTATTCAGGAAGTGCAATCTCTATTAAAGGAAAGTTAGAATTCTTTTTGCATCCTGCGCCTGGATCGGTTGATGTCTGCCGATTTTTGCAACTCCCTGATCCTCTTCCGTCGGGGAACTGATGGGGGTCAGGGGATGAATTGTGGTGTGCCTGACAAAACAAGTTGGAAATACCACAATTCACCCCTTGACCCCATTTAACTCCCAGAGATAAGGAGTCTACATGGGACGGGTTGTATATCCTTCAACCAGCGAATATGATAATATTCGTGCAGGCGGAGGATGTCATGAAGAGAAGAGATATCGTACTTGAAAAACTTAAAGACAATGCTGGCGAACTGCAGCGATTTCACGTTTCCGCTCTGTCCCTTTTCGGTTCCGTTGTTCGGGGAGAGGAGGGCCCCGGCAGCGATGTCGATCTCCTCGTAGAGTTTAACGAACCCGTCGGAATGTTTACCTTTATACGCCTGAAGAACCATCTGGAAAAACTCCTCGGTGCCAAAGTAGACCTGGTGACGCCTGAGGCCCTTAAGGAAAGGCTCAGGGACAGGATCCTGAAGGAGGCGATTCGTGCCGCATAGGGATTGGCTGGTTCCCATCCTCTGGAAAACAGTTCAGGACGACATTCCTTCGCTCATTCCCCTTCTGCAGGAGATCCTCAAGGACAACCGATAACCCACTTGGTTGTCAAAGGACAGGCATTTTCTTCCCCCTTCGCTCCATGGAGCTATGGCGGACCAGCAGGTTTCTAACAGCGATTGGTTGGCTCCAGAGGAAATGTTCGTGCCCGGCAAACCCTTGGGGTCGGAGCTCATTTTCTCAGGTTTTAAACATTTTGTGCCTGATGTTCACACAATTCTTCATTCATTTGGAGGATACGTCGCGGCAAATAAAAGGTATTGCTTGAAAAATGCCCATCCTCATACGAAAAATGTATGAAACCGGGGATAAAGGAAATCTGATATGGCTTTCCGTTTCTGGAGAAGGGTAAAGATCGCACCGGGGGTGACCCTGAACCTGAGCAAAGCGGGTGGGTCCTTCTCGTTAGGGCCGCGCGGTGCGAAGTTCACCGTCGGGTCCCGCGGCAAGCGGGCCACAATGGGTATTCCGGGAACGGGACTCTTTTACACCTCGACTTTTACAGGCGGGAGGTCAGGCGGCGGGAAAAACGCATCCTGCTTCGCTCCGGCCGTCCCAAAGGTCAGCGCGGAAGACCGCCTGGACCTTGGCTTCTTCAAACGGTTCATCACACCGGACGACGAGGAAGCCCTGGTGGACGGTTGCCGGGAGTTGGTTCTGGGGGATGAAGACAAGGCGCTTGAGCACCTCGAACAGGCGGCCCACCTTGCCGATGGAGCGTACCTCGCTGGCTTTATGGCCCTCAGGAAAGAACGGCTGGAGGAAGCCGCGAACTGCCTGGCCGCGGCCGCCGAAAAGCATAGCCGCTTAGGCTATTACTTCGCCAGATACGGCATCTCCGCCGTCATGAGCCTACCCATCACCGACGAGATATCCGCTCATGTGGGCCCGGATCTCCGTGGTGTGCTGCTGGGGCTGGTGGAGGTCTACCAGCGTCAGGAGCGCCGGCAGGATGCGTTGACATGTCTGGAGAAGCTGCAGCGGCTCGAACCCGACGACGTGGTAGTGAAGTTGTCTCTTGCAGAGCTGCTGCTGGACGCTCATCCGGGCGACAAGAAGGTCTGTCAGAAGGTTGTGCGGTTGGTTGAGGGCATTGAGAACGAGACGCCGATCCATGCCGCGCTATTGCTGTACAAGGCCAGGGCCCTGCGCGGGCTCGGCCTGCCGGATGCGGCCCGGGAGACCTTGACGATAGCCCTGCGCCGAAAGAAAGATCGTTCCGATGAGCTCCTCCGGGCGCTCAGGTACGAACGGGCCCTCGTATACGAGGAGATGGGTCAGCGCAAACGGGCGCGAAAGGAATTCGAGAAGCTTTACGCCGATGATCCCGACTATGGGGACGTGGCAGCCCGGTTGGGGCTGTAGCGCATACCCCCGGTTTTTCCTGGGGCCCGGATCATTTCTACGGCAGCGATATCAGCTTCGAGGAGAACTACCGGAAAGGAAAAGCCGGCCGGATAATAAATCTTCCGCAGGTAAACCACGATTGACGCCTTGATGTAACCGAAGGCGATCCCCCAGACAACCAGCCGGAACAGCCTTCTTTTGAACATCTTCACTCTCCCCGCCAAGGCAATGTGTGAGGCCGTGGATTCAGCTGAACATCTGGTTCTCCTGCTCCATGACCCTGATAAAGGTCGTCCGCTTGGTCAGTTCCTTTAACGCCAGTGCCCCTACATACGTACAGGCGGAGCGCATCCCCCCCAGTATGTCCTTTACGGTATCCTCGATGAAGCCCTTGTAAGGGACCTGGACATTTTTCCCCTCAGACGAGCGGTAATCAGCAACGCCCCCTGAGTGCTTCTCCATGGCAATTGACGAACTCATGCCGTAGAACATTTTGTATGTTTTGCCGTCACGTTCCAGCATCTCGCCTCCGCACTCGTCGTGCCCGGCGAACATGCCCCCTACCATGACAAAGTCAGCGCCGCCACCAAAAGCCTTGGCGACATCTCCTGCACAGGTGCAGCCTCCGTCTGATATAATCCTTCCTCCCAAACCGTGCGCAGCGTCTGCACACTCGATCACCGCCGAAAGCTGAGGATAGCCAACCCCGGCCTTAATGCGAGTGGTGCACACAGAGCCAGGCCCGATCCCAACCTTGATGATGTCAGCGCCCGACAGAAGAAGCTCCTCCACCATCTCGCCGGAGACTACATTACCTGATACTATTGTCTTTTCGGGGAAATTTTCCCGCACTTTGCTGACGAACTCAACGAACGATTCCGCGTATCCGTTGGCCACATCTATACAAATAAATTCCAGTCCGGGGTGATCACCTATTATCCGCTTGAGTTTCTCCATGTCCTTTTCCGACTTGCCGATGCTTACCATAATCTTGCCGTAGATATCCTGGTCTTTGCCTGACAGGAATCGGGTCCAGGCCTCGGCGCCGTAGTGTTTGTGGATGGCCGTCATCATACCGAACCGGCCCAGGACTTCAGCTACCTCGAAGGTCCCAATGGTATCCATGTTGGTCGCGATCACCGGAACCCCTGTCCACTCTTTCTTGCTGTGTAAGAAGGTGTAGGTCCTGTTCAGTTCCACATCAATCCGGCTTTTCAGGGTCGATCTCTTGGGCCTTATCAACACGTCTTTGAATCCCAGCTTCAAATCTGTTTCCAGGCGCATAGTTCTTCCTCCTTATCGCTTGCGTCGTGCCCCAAGTATTAACGTGGCACCTGACATGTCCTTTTAACCTCCTGCGTCGGAACGCAGTTTCAAAACTCCCTGTTTCTCATATATAGCTTACCAGATTGTCAGTTATCGAGCTTGGCAAGCGACATTTCGTCGAATGTTTCGGGCATCACAGGAGGTCCCCAGCGATGCTTTCCCCGCGATTGGACACGTTTTCAACACACAATCCTTGCAATGGCAGGGTATTCCTGATCAGCTTGGAGACAAGCATGGGTTCCTCCCCGGATACAAAGGTTAGCTCTCACCACCTAAGTAACCGAAAGAACTCATGCTTTCAATTGTCAAAGACCAGATTCATGCACTCATTTGTGCGACGAGCCAAAAATATTTATCGTAAGTGTATTCTGTTTGACACGACATGGAGTATGGATTATTATAGCTATAACAATCCACATTTAGGGGGTTTAATATGAGAACCGTGCAAATGACTCTTGATGATGAACTTGTCAAAGCGGTTGATCGGGTTTCGAAGCAACTCCGCACAAGTCGTTCCGCTTTCACAAGAAGT
Proteins encoded:
- a CDS encoding nucleotidyltransferase domain protein, whose amino-acid sequence is MSPSVQEKLKELEDLCERFSVKQLDIFGSAADDTAILPNESDIDFLVEFLPLKENQHADAYFGLLFALEGLFGRSIDLVMIQAISNPYFRDSVERSRKLLYAA
- a CDS encoding nucleotidyltransferase domain protein, producing MKRRDIVLEKLKDNAGELQRFHVSALSLFGSVVRGEEGPGSDVDLLVEFNEPVGMFTFIRLKNHLEKLLGAKVDLVTPEALKERLRDRILKEAIRAA
- a CDS encoding tetratricopeptide repeat protein, which produces MAFRFWRRVKIAPGVTLNLSKAGGSFSLGPRGAKFTVGSRGKRATMGIPGTGLFYTSTFTGGRSGGGKNASCFAPAVPKVSAEDRLDLGFFKRFITPDDEEALVDGCRELVLGDEDKALEHLEQAAHLADGAYLAGFMALRKERLEEAANCLAAAAEKHSRLGYYFARYGISAVMSLPITDEISAHVGPDLRGVLLGLVEVYQRQERRQDALTCLEKLQRLEPDDVVVKLSLAELLLDAHPGDKKVCQKVVRLVEGIENETPIHAALLLYKARALRGLGLPDAARETLTIALRRKKDRSDELLRALRYERALVYEEMGQRKRARKEFEKLYADDPDYGDVAARLGL
- the guaC gene encoding GMP reductase; translation: MRLETDLKLGFKDVLIRPKRSTLKSRIDVELNRTYTFLHSKKEWTGVPVIATNMDTIGTFEVAEVLGRFGMMTAIHKHYGAEAWTRFLSGKDQDIYGKIMVSIGKSEKDMEKLKRIIGDHPGLEFICIDVANGYAESFVEFVSKVRENFPEKTIVSGNVVSGEMVEELLLSGADIIKVGIGPGSVCTTRIKAGVGYPQLSAVIECADAAHGLGGRIISDGGCTCAGDVAKAFGGGADFVMVGGMFAGHDECGGEMLERDGKTYKMFYGMSSSIAMEKHSGGVADYRSSEGKNVQVPYKGFIEDTVKDILGGMRSACTYVGALALKELTKRTTFIRVMEQENQMFS